The Cyclopterus lumpus isolate fCycLum1 chromosome 3, fCycLum1.pri, whole genome shotgun sequence genome includes the window AGTGAAGAggcgacaggaagtgacagtggGTGGAGAAGAAAAATGGGAGGAGGGCTACAAGAGAAGTGAATGGGAAGAAAGGGGGGGAAAAGGATGTGTGGAGCTTTCCTGTTATTCCATCCAACATGCTGAGCTTGATGTTGATGAattacacattaacacacacacacacacatatagaggATTAGAGGATGTGTCTGGAACTGACATAGTGGTACATCCTCCCAATAATGGAACAGCTGACTGTgacatcttgtgtgtgtgtgtgtgtgtgtgtgtgtgtgtgtgtgtgtgtgtgtgtgtgtgtgcatgcgcgcgTGTGCATTTTAAGAGCACGACAACACACACGCTCAAGCACATGTACACGCACATGCACTGTTGCAGCCCAGGTCTAGTTGGACTTCTGTGGCTCTCTTCCACAGCCATCAGTCAGGTTGAAGCTTCATGAGACAGAAGCAactcccccaacacacacagctggacaaGGCAGCCATTGAGCTACACAGAAGTAGCCTTTTAGAAACATTTTCGTAGTTGCTGTCGGGAAAAATGAGACTGGAACAGCTACCTACAGTGGCCTTTTGAGAAACAGCCAGACATGTCTTCCAAGAAAACCGTTATAGAAATCAAAACATTATAGGTAACAGCCAGTGTCCATTGACTGGGGAAGAGTGAGTCATGTATCTTATTTTTGGTATGGTAGCCAAGAGCAGAgtagttttaaatgtattcattatacATCGGGAAAGAAATAGTGCCGTTATCAACAAGAGAACAAACACCCAGACTAACAGACTTTGCTTGGACCACTAAGCAATTAATCTACATGCAAGAACAAAAAGCATCCTTCCTGTTAAAGACAGggataaaatgtgtgtattctggtgtgtgtgtgatgacattTTTAGATTCCAAGGACAGGGTGTGTTTCCTCTCTTGCTTTCTATTGTTCCTGCAGCAACACTGATCCTCAGGGAGCAGAGCAGCCACAAGGACTGTAGAGTAGCAGCCAATGGCAGAGCAGGACAGAGGCCCAGAGGCTGATGGGAACTAAAGTCTGTCCTCTTTTGCTTTCCTGTTTCTATGGAGATTTAAAGTACAACATGCCCACTGCGTCTTCATGAGAAGGACTTTGATCATGTGCCATGGAGGCAAATAGTCTTTATTTGATTGAAATGGGGTTACTGTCGGGTATGTCCTCTTGGGCTGAAGGTGTGTGAGTCTGTGGAATCAGGGGCGGTGCTCTCTGGTCAGTATGAAACCCTCCAGGCTCTTTGCCCTTGATGGCACGTGGctacatcatcatcagcattaTTGGTCCAAATGTCTTTGCTGCCATCTGTAGGACTTTGTGTGAGCACACTGTCCTACAAAGAACAAAGGTCTGTCCAGCAATGTTTGGAGAACTATTGGATGGCttgtcatgacattttaatactCATATGTATTGACCTCTCAGAATGAATGGTAATATCTTTGGTGATCCCTTAACTTTTCCCCAGGtcagcattttttatttaagataAAGCCTtcattcatccccagggggaattcagctgttgcagcagcacaaagacagaaataagTACAGATGAATagagaaaagtaaaataaataagtaagagtatataaaataagacatttaaacTTGTATTATATACATAAAGTGCTGCGATCAGTGTTAGTGTAGTTTTGTTGTCCAATACTTCCCATCAGCCTCGGTTGCTCTTTGTGTTTAGATTTTAGCACGCTAAACAAAGATGTGAGCATGGTTAACTGTATACTTGCTAAAcagctgatgttagcatttatcTCAAAACACCACTATGCCAAAGTGTAGCTTCACTATATCCTATATGGACAAAGTGAGAGCTACTAATTATTAAACCTGCTTTTAGACAGTTTGATTTTGATGTGATCATTAACTCTTTAACCATAGGTCTCCGGCTCAAGAGATAGTCATACGATTTCTGCAGAGGTGTAAGCATCAGAATATACGTTAGTGTATATGCAAATTAAGATAGAACCAAGCCTGACACAACTGTAAACTTTCAGGGTGAATATCCTTTTGGAACAAAGCAGTTTCAGGCCAAAACCTCTAGCAATCAATATcacaaaatatgaatgaatgtcCTAAACAAAAGCTCATTAAGAAAGAGTTCATCCTTAGAGGAACATGAATGTATAATCTACTAAAATATAGGTTTGTATCTCAGTCTGGCTGGTAGGTGTACCAAAGTGCTATGTGAACAGATGAACATTGTTGCTTAACATTTGCGTTGTATTATCTAGACAACCATGCATTTAAACTATTTTGTCATGTACGATGATGTTCAATAACCATCAAACATATTGAGGATGCTGCATTCTGATTTACTCAAATTTAGTTTGACTGGCATTGAAAAATGATGCCTGATTAAATGTTTCGGTTGATTATATAGAGCAGAATTTCAACAAAACAACTGgttgttttaaataaacacaggaaTACGGttctcattatttaaaaaaatgtatttgtatgtactTACATACTGGTGTCAAAAGAGTATGCACCAAAAATGTCACATTAACTCACAATTACAAAgaaagcattttctttttcttcaattaCAAGTATTGAAAAAACTttgtacagaaaaaaaagggcatgGTGACAAGATGGTACAACAAACGTACAGTCACACAATGTGGTTTTAATGAGGCTTCTGCAAATAAAGACAATTATTCTTAACAGCTACACTGTCTCCGTACTCTGAAGTTCAAATTGTATTTCCACTCAAAGTTGTCCTCCAGTTCAGCGTCAGGGCGTGTGCTcacaaaaatgttttgcttcATAGAAATTAATTGCCAATAACTGGAAATACCCTACCCCCCTTAGGTTAAACACATGTTCTAAAGATGATCTTAAAAAGGTGTTGCAATAGAAACGGGGAGAGTGGAGAACGGTGGAGTCCTGGAGACGAGCTTAGTGTGGAGGGTCAGTCCTGGGCTTCAATCAAAGGCGTACTCTGgatggacacacagacatgaaagGAAACaagtctttgtgtctctgccCGTTTCCCCGCTATCAGATCCTAGACACAAGCTCACAAAACCCTGGCCTTTACTTTGTCTGGAAATGTGCAGATTTTGTGAGACACAAAGCAGGAATGGAGAAAAAGGCTAAAGTAGGTGATTGGGCTGTTGCGTGACCAGCAAGACTGAACAAATTATCCTCATGTGAATGGTGCTAATAGGGGGAAAATATAAAATGGCACACAAGAGCAACAGGACTATTACTGTAAATCCTTCTGTCCCTCTTGTTTACTGAACCAGCGACGCAACACATTCAATGTCACACTGGACGAACAAGCGCACTCTTGCTGCATCTTTAATCTTGGATGTAGGCTACAAAAGACAATAATATCCCCTCATTCAATCCCTTTTTCTACCGTTACACCTTTATACAATGCAAATTTATCTGCAGCCATTTTGGGTCACTAATTTGAGGTTATGATATGGTGttacaaaaaaagaatttaGGATTGTTATGGCACTTTGAGATACAATGAATGCCTTGTAATTTGACCACAACACACAAAGGGCATTGTTGCAAAACTGCAATGGAAATGCACGTGTCAAACCGTAGAATCAATCAGAGGCAGGTCACTACGAGAGCCATCTTCAAACTTCTACTAAAACAACATGGTGAAAATGCCATGTGTGGAAAAAGATCTCAACAGAGCAGTGAATGTCTGGTAGACTGTTTTGTTCTGCAGCTTCCTTTTAGTTacaaaaaaatggaaaagtATGTGCTATTCAACATGCCTTAGAGTCGTTTTTGTTAAATTTATGAAGTAAACTTGTGTCCAGCTTCTTTCCAACTTGAGCGAAAACCTAGAAACTGGAGGGGGTGTTAAAGTGAGAATCGGCTGAAAACGAAGGACAAATAACTATACTGATGATCTTAATTCAGCCGATCTAACTTTTAGCAATCGTAATATCTGTTTTAGGGTGAATTCATGTTTGTGAGGTAAGGATTAAACAGAATGCGTCTCTGGATAGCCCAGGACCAGCTGCTCCCTCTGGGACAGTTTCTCTTTGCCGTTAGTCGCTTTTAGCCTTTTTGCCATCGCTTCCGTTCTTCTCTGGCTCGGCTCCCTCTGCCTCATCCTGgtgcttcctcttcttcttgtcaTCTGGTTGACCAGGGGATGGGTGTGGCCGGAGGGTGATGATGATGCAGGTCATGTTGTCACATCCTGTCCCGTCTCCAGATGTGTCGGGGGCCAAACAGTGGTCCAACAGCTGTCAGGAGGACATATCAGGTTTCAAATTAAAGAGGCACTTGTTTGAGTCAACTAAGGCTACAAGCTAGATAGCATAATGACTCACAACAAGACAAATACAAGCTAAAATACATAACATCTTTTGAACAAATGTCCCATCATCCTCCCTCTTATTGCGAATGTGGGTTCTCTCTctggcagagggaggaggggctggTTTGGGAGTGGTGTTATGCATGTAAAGCATTAAGTGTGTATTGGGAGCTCTCTTACCTCTTCCACAATAGCTGAGAGGAGTCTGACATTGCCGCTCTTGTCTGGTTTGATCCTCTCGCTAATGAAGTCCACAACCTCCTGACTGCTCAATACATTCCTGCACACAACACATATGGTAACAGGGCTCACCAACAACTACACAACAGATAACAAAAGAAACCTGACATGCGTTAACATGGTAACTGGCATGTGGAAAGCTTTCATATCTAAGACTACGGCTTATTATGAATCATGAATAACCAACTTCAAGGAGAAACTGCCCATGAGCACAAACTCACCAGATTCCGTCGCAGGCAATGACCATGAAGTCGTGGTCCGCGCTAAGAGTCAGAACTTTGACATCTGGCATTGAAGAAATCATCTGCTCCTCTGGAGGCAGAGCCTTGTTCCTCTTGTAGAAGTGATCACCTGAGAGTCAAAGTCACAGTTAGAAACACATTCCGCTTAGAGGAGGCTGTCATCTCAGagcacaaacattttaaatgccaatttgaaccccccaaaaaatgtatacattattgACCTAGAGCTTTTGTTGGGTTTAATTATGCTGCAAAAAAATATGAGCGCTTACAAGGCTAATCCAAAGGTCACAAAGAAAGGCATACCAATAGCTCTAGAGAGGTTAAGTCCACCGTTGACTCGTCCATCCATGGTCACTTTCCCTCCAGCATGTTTGATGCGAGCGAGTTCCACCTCGTCCTCTGGCTTGTGGTCGTACGACATGTCGACAGCCTTGCCTACAGAAACACAGCTCTTACATTTAATACAACATTATTGCGGGGGAATGacgtttaaacatttatttgtaacaCCAAATAAGTTGGACCTACCGCGCTCAGACACCACGCAGCGAGAGTCTCCAGCATTGGCCACGATCAGCTGTTTTCCTCGGATCAGAGCCACGACAGCTGTGGTGCCGCTGTCTGAGCCAGGCTGGGAATACATGAACATGGGCGATGTGATGCACTTAAAACCTCCATGATGTTTTACGCCAACAAATCTATCCACAACATTTAACAatctttgaatgttttttcattCCATGACTGAAATGAACGACTTAAAAACGTTCAGACATTTCTCTGCAGGCAGCAATCAAAGCGTCTTCCATTTACAAAAAGTCATCACAAATCGCTAAACTTGGCTTCTGCTGCAATGAGGCTATCCAACACCTATTTATTTGCGTCACAGTTGGAAATTCCAGCTGAGCTCTTTAAATGGCTTAAAACAAATTACTGCTACATGCCCAGCTCTCCAAAAGTAAATTTTTTTGGGATCATGTAGAAAGTGTTAATGTTTCAATATGACCAATTCTACCAATTAATATTCGCACCTGACAACACTTTGCCGTGTTAGAAGACAATTTATATCAAAACTCTGGGACATGTTACCAGTTGAAAGATGTCCTATATTTTAGTGATCAATGTCAACTTATTCAAGAGGTACTCGGAGAGTCCaaactatgacaacaaattgaCTAGTTTTGATGATACGAAATGTAGTTTCTGTACATTAACTCCATAAACACAGCATTGTTGTTCCCACTCGTAACTTCACCAGGTCactcaattacatttatattatacacGCAGTCAAATCTATTGTTGTCCATGGATAATATTTAATCCATATTTTACCGTATTGTGCTCTAAACAAACATTGGTGAACATAAGTCTGATGAGTATCACCTTCTACCCCAAACCTAATTATCACACTGAACAAAGGTAAATTAATGTGTAAGCCAATCATCATTATATAAATAGTTATACTCCACCCACAGGACATGTTCACTGCAATTCATCTTTTAACACAACAGCTAAAAAGTTAAGAAGTAAAATCAGCCCATATCCCCAGCACAATTCGTTTCAATCTCCTTTGTACAGACCTCCTCCTTGCCATCCATTCCAGGTAGgcacatctcctcctcctccccctcctcatcttcagagtcttcctcgccctcctctgtatcctcttcttcttccatctcaCTGCTgtcaccctcttcctcttcactgccctcctaattaaaagaaaaaagtgagaaTTACAATTTCAATCCTTTCAAGTCATCAGAGTGAGAGCTTTCCCAACTCAATAGGTCAGATTATTCTGCTCTCACCTCTTCATCActgccctcctcttctccctcaccAGACTCCTCACTGTCATCAAAAAATCTGGACTTGGAATCGCCTGCATCCTTAGTGgacaaagaggagcaggagggaccTGCGTCTCCTTCTGCCTTACCAGCCTTTTCTTCTCCATTGGCGCTTCCTGAACCTCCACAGTCACCTGCTGTAGAGAGGACGGTGGTTAAGTGCTCAGATAACGATGGTGTGCATACTCacctaaacttttttttaacacaacagTAAATTCCGAAGATACATTTTCAGTATTTGAGTagatatttttctcttttcacataaaaggatacaaataaaaaaattctgcAATTAGTTTTAAACTGGAACAATAACACATACgttttttattgttaattttTCTTTGAGGACAACAATGTACTTTTTAAAGACTCGTTAATCTCAGTTCCCGTACCTGGACCACTGCCTTCACCTCCTGTTCTCCGACAGGCTCGCAGCTTCGACCCGCATGCCGCTCCTTcgccttttttccccttcccattgctctcctccacctctccatttATCCCCTCCTTCTGTTCTTTCCCaccttcctctttgtcttccaaGACCTCAGGCTTCGAAGAGGACGCTTTCTTAGCAGCCGCACTAAGAACAAAACACGAGAAATAAAAGAGAGCCGACCACATCTTAAACTTTaattacagtttgttttttaaaaatacaagaaATCTGCACTCAGGGTTACTAAAGCCAAGAAATAGGTTCCTGGCGTTCAGTTGTTTGaattcttttaaattaaaaaatacagaCTACATACAAATGTGTCCaaagataaaaaacaatgtaGCCATGTAATACTACCACTAGTTAATTTATGTGATGTATGTTTTATGTTCAAAAGAGGCAAGACATCATACAGTAAGGTAATCAGTTAAACAGCCAGAAAGACACAAACGTTACAAAAATCTCTGATTACTGTAACGGTTGACTTGTTTGAGGTCAACTCGGCATCCTTTTTGAAAAGGAACATTTGCAGGAAGGTTTCACTGGCTATTTGAGGCTCAAACTCCACTTCTTCGTTGACACATTGGGTGTCCTTTTTATGAAAATTCCAAagaaaaagtgtgtttgacTACCTGATGGCAGCGGCATGCTTGACAGCATTGAGGTTCTGGCCATAGCGTACCAGCAGCTCCTCTATGGTCATTGTGGCTTCCTCATGGAGTAAAGCTGCCTCCTCTGTGTCCACTGAAAGGAgtgtagaaacatggaaacatttagATGTCATTATAATTAGGATTTGACATTCCCGTCATAAAACTACCTGCagtgtacatgcatacatttcAGGATGTTTTGTATTCTTGAAGTCATAATTACTTTTCTCTTGGTTTATTACCTTTTGCTGAATGCCAATACTCTCATTCCTTTGTACTATTCAACATCAATGTGCTTGTTACATGTTCCTTACAACACATCGACATCAAACATTACTACATACATCTCATTGTTAGGGGTGTACTCACAATCATCCTCCTCTGCCACCTTTTCAACGGGCGGCGCCTCAGTGGGACGCCCAGCGATCTGGACGAGCTCCTTAATGACATCCTCTGTGGTCATTCTGCGGTCGATGGCCAAAAAGGCTTCCTCCAGAGCCTGGAAACATTATGCAAAAAGGTGTCAGCAAAGTTCAGGAGTCAGTGCAATATTGGTGGATGGGAATCATGTTGCGTTCAGTGTGTATCAGTACTGTGAAACAGAGGACACACTCTCAAAATACATTGCCACCTTAATTGTAACTATGCCACAGTTAAGCAGCAAGCCTCTGGTTGTGACGACATCTGCTCTGTCAAACTTGTTTAAGACAGGTCATGCCATTGAGCCTCACCATTTGAAGTTTGCCATCTTTGTAGGTCTTCTGCTCCTTGATGATGTCAGGAAGGTACTTTGAACAGTATAGAGCCACCTCCTCACCTGAATGGTACAGCAGGTTGAATACATTCTTAGGATAGGTTGGTATACAAAGTTCTCAGAGGTGtgtaaaacaacaagaaaaaaaatcctcagaAACACATCACAGAAATTAAATTGTGATCAAAAAGGGAAGAGAACATTTGGATGTCTGACTGCTGTTTGTGATGCGAAAAAATTTGTGCGCATTGTCCACATTAGGGTTAGGTCAAGACTTGGCTGAcgcaaaaataattatatatatatatatatatatatatatatatatatatatatatatatatatatatatgcttgaCATGCCGCAAAATAATGTTAACGGAAcacagtgtgtatgtgagttACCTCCATGTCCATCATACACAGAAAACATGGCTGTCTCCTCCCCATCAAATTCTGGGATACAATTGTGAGCATCCTGTGgcacaacaaacagaataatgcacattaaaatacagacagaaatatcagaaatacaaacagaaaTATCTCTTCTAGTAAAAAAAGCAACCTCTACATTATAAACCTATATAAATTACCTCATTTTGTATATAATTGAAATGCTTATTGTTGCTCATCTCACTGTTATCAAGCAACAACATGTTATCATTACACAGATCCATACATGTATCTGGTAAGCAACCTTACCAGTTAATGTCTTGTTGAGAGCTGTATTACTGCTAATTAACTGGTTTTCTCATCACAAGTGACATAATATAATGAGGCATTGGCACTGCATTTACAAATGTAGTATGTTGTAATATACGTATCTTTCTTATAAGACCAGACAACGAGTCAAACAGCAGGCATCAATGACATGCTCTCCTGTTGTGGGGGGAGTGATTACAATGCAACTCGGCATACAAAAAAGACCCTGTGGCTTAACTACGGATTTAATCCACCACTACAGCTGATGCTTAGTGAAAAGATAGTTACGGTGTGGCGAACTCTGTCTACTGAAAGATCACAACCAGCCTGTGCAAAGAAACCTCTCCAGAAAGAGGCctcaaacaccccccccccccctcttatcCCGCCATTTACAGCTTAAATCAAATTCTCTGTTCGTTGCGTTCAAGAAGGGGCAACATTGTAGTCTTTGATCCGTTCAATGATTTTCCGCCTCACCTCCATGGAGACGCGCCAGCCCTGCATGGCCGAGAagccgtagctcatgttgccGTTGCCGCCATCGGAAGAGGTCTTGGTCGTGTTAGGTTGCGACAGATAAGCCCCCATGGTCGTCGGTTACTATGGCTTCACACCTGGAAAGAAGATGACGCGGGGGGAAACGTCACATTTTAGCTCAACGGACAGAGACGCGACGGTTTTCATTTGTCCCACTTCAACCAgcctgctagctagctaacgttagcaacaCCACAACAAAAAGTAGACgcactagctagctaacatcATGCTAACACAGCTAAACTTCCAGCCCTAAcctctgcccccctccccccctacacacacacacacacacgcacacacaaacacacacacgcgcaagcGGCTGCGCAGTTGTAGAAAGAtccaacaaaaataaagatttaactTACCTCTTCCGACAGATCAGGATACGTTTTATAACCGTGTTCCGAGGAGAGAGATTCACATAGAAGAGAATGCACGTGTGAAAGCAGAAGCCGCTATCAACACGGGCGGAGCGAGGAGAAGCAGGAGCTGTGGAGGAAGTGAGCGCACGCGCACGTCCCTTTCGTTCGAACTAGGGGGCGTGCCCCAGATGTACGTCGCGCGTCAtgatgtcagtttttttttttgtattatcgatttttgtttttaaatcaatgaaCAAGCTTTACAAAAAACATACAGGCACAAGATACAGAAAATCCTCAAAGCAGGCaagtaatataatgtaatcaAAGTCATTTTTGTGTGCAGAGTTATTGCTTTTATGCACCAAAAAGCAAccaatattcgcaacgcttttggtgtgaacgcagcattagcaTTCATAGTGTTACCCCTTtctaccagtagatggcagtgtAAGTGTATTTAAACCATAGATTTAGTCATATTTGCCTGTGTCTTTGATACTTAACTAGGTTAATGATACAGATATATTCAATGCCCTTTATTTTCTCtgatatttaatgttcatgtttaatttgCCACCTAGTTAtatacatcatgtatttacttgttatatttgtgtaattttaGAACCAAACATTATTACATGGAAGAGTGAGCATGTGTTGAACACAAGGCaataaataatgacaattaaaaaataaagagacagttGGTTTAGTCTTACCTGTGCTTCCCATTTTTACCTTCATTACTATATCATAACTGTTACTGTCATAATCATTCAACATCTAACCTGTTTAGTTCTAACTCTGCTGTCAGTGTCTTCGCCCCTTTGACaaaatcacatcatcatcatgtagGCAGTTTGGTCTAAAGAATGATATAGCACTGTGCTTGTTTGTGAACATTGTGGTCGGAATTGACTACACTTCACGTTGATTCTTATTATATAAATAGCAATATATTAATTGAGGTAGTTTGCTGTTCCTGTAAAACTGAGCAACAGGGCCATTTGGTTCCCCAGGTTACATGTCGGTCACTAATACATTTACATCAGCAGGTCATGACCTTCCTTAGCTAAGAGCAGTAGTTCACATATACTTACTTCTATCTGATGACATCGGCACACGTCTAGATTAGCAAAGAAAGACAATCTTTGGTATTTTCTAATTCTATATGTCAAGCACAAGTTAATACTCCCCTAGAAGCAGAAACCTTCAGAATTAGTGGTGGCATTGCATTGTGATTACATCCTGTGAAACTGCCCAACTGCAGtgatttttttaacttttcattaACTACTTGATCTAATCTGAGGTTTGGTAGTTTTGTGTTcttgatttatatttaatttctgtaatttataaatatatgaagTACAAATTCATATTCACGCATAGGGCTAATAGCCGGTGGTTGACTAACGTTTATTTGATCACCATTATATCGTAttacagtggttctcaaatgggggtacgtgaaggagtatgtgtatttaaaaaaaaaaaatatttaaaattagcatcaattcaaaaatcctttgaaaattgttttaaaataaatattcaataacataagtgtaaattaataaactgaattgtatatattctatattaaatcagacactgctGGCACAGCGATGTGTATTACATTTTAACCTAACATAATCTAACCTAAGCCAATCCTAATCTAACCTAAACTAATCCTAACCTGACCTCATtaacatgttttgatatttgggTTTAATCCAACGGATGCAACTAACGTTACTACACGATCGCATACTTAGCTACTTACTATAAAATCTGAACCAGTGAATCAGTATAAAGTATAATAGGCTTGCGGAACGAAACACCACATGGCAAGTGTTTCCTTACGGACCCTTTTCTGAACTGCACTCGCatttcatgtgttgtgtggtgaGAGTTTGGAAAATAAtccgtttattttgtataattatcTATCTTGACATATTCCTGTGACATACACAGAAACACCCCTGCGGTATGTCCGGTGATCCCAGCCGGTCCTCGGCGGAGGTAGATCTGGGTTTcctggaggaggcggagccgtGGCGGCTTCTCTCCCCGCAGTTCCCCAGTAAAGTCGGTGGGAAACCGGCGTGGCTCAGCCAGACAGGCCTGCCCACAGTGCCCGAGCTGGAGTGTGACATATGCCGCCTGCCTCTGGCCTTCCTGCTGCAGGTTCGTATCCACGCTGCACGCTGGTCAGTGATAATGTCCCCTTGATggtggaaaatatatatatatatatatatgttgactTTCTTCTTCTCAGCTGAACCTCATCCAAAAAGTATCATCTGCTGAGTCTGATTTGTCTTCTCTATTATTTCTTGTTTAAAACGGTACAATCAAGACCGGAGTATTCCTAGTCAAATATTTTAACCTTATATTCCCAGAAAACACAGTATCTCACACAACGCATCGTCACATTAAAAGAGTAAAGGtgtaaaaatgggttttaacaTTGCTCAGGAGCAGAAACATCATAAATATAATATCAGGCATATTTAGACATATTTATAAGAGACCCTAACTGACAATTGCCTTAATCCTGCAGTAGTTAACTTCTATGTACCCCCTTCGTTATACAACTAaataaagtactaaagtacccTCTCCACCTTTCGTGCAGGTGTATGCACCAATTTCTGGTCAGGACAGAAGTTTCCACAGAACACTCTTTGTGTTCTGCTGTAAAACTCGTGAGTGCTACACATGCAACGATAGCCGCTGTGTGAAAGGTAACCTGTCAcctttattgtttctttaatgTTTGTCATTCGTCGTGTCACTC containing:
- the ppm1g gene encoding protein phosphatase 1G isoform X2, encoding MGAYLSQPNTTKTSSDGGNGNMSYGFSAMQGWRVSMEDAHNCIPEFDGEETAMFSVYDGHGGEEVALYCSKYLPDIIKEQKTYKDGKLQMALEEAFLAIDRRMTTEDVIKELVQIAGRPTEAPPVEKVAEEDDLDTEEAALLHEEATMTIEELLVRYGQNLNAVKHAAAISAAAKKASSSKPEVLEDKEEGGKEQKEGINGEVEESNGKGKKGEGAACGSKLRACRRTGGEGSGPGDCGGSGSANGEEKAGKAEGDAGPSCSSLSTKDAGDSKSRFFDDSEESGEGEEEGSDEEEGSEEEEGDSSEMEEEEDTEEGEEDSEDEEGEEEEMCLPGMDGKEEPGSDSGTTAVVALIRGKQLIVANAGDSRCVVSERGKAVDMSYDHKPEDEVELARIKHAGGKVTMDGRVNGGLNLSRAIGDHFYKRNKALPPEEQMISSMPDVKVLTLSADHDFMVIACDGIWNVLSSQEVVDFISERIKPDKSGNVRLLSAIVEELLDHCLAPDTSGDGTGCDNMTCIIITLRPHPSPGQPDDKKKRKHQDEAEGAEPEKNGSDGKKAKSD
- the ppm1g gene encoding protein phosphatase 1G isoform X1, with product MGAYLSQPNTTKTSSDGGNGNMSYGFSAMQGWRVSMEDAHNCIPEFDGEETAMFSVYDGHGGEEVALYCSKYLPDIIKEQKTYKDGKLQMALEEAFLAIDRRMTTEDVIKELVQIAGRPTEAPPVEKVAEEDDLDTEEAALLHEEATMTIEELLVRYGQNLNAVKHAAAISAAAKKASSSKPEVLEDKEEGGKEQKEGINGEVEESNGKGKKGEGAACGSKLRACRRTGGEGSGPAGDCGGSGSANGEEKAGKAEGDAGPSCSSLSTKDAGDSKSRFFDDSEESGEGEEEGSDEEEGSEEEEGDSSEMEEEEDTEEGEEDSEDEEGEEEEMCLPGMDGKEEPGSDSGTTAVVALIRGKQLIVANAGDSRCVVSERGKAVDMSYDHKPEDEVELARIKHAGGKVTMDGRVNGGLNLSRAIGDHFYKRNKALPPEEQMISSMPDVKVLTLSADHDFMVIACDGIWNVLSSQEVVDFISERIKPDKSGNVRLLSAIVEELLDHCLAPDTSGDGTGCDNMTCIIITLRPHPSPGQPDDKKKRKHQDEAEGAEPEKNGSDGKKAKSD